The following are encoded in a window of Arthrobacter sp. OAP107 genomic DNA:
- a CDS encoding DUF222 domain-containing protein: MGANALHSVPAEADARVFEGDVVDQALALLSSDAVTAEDAALWGFGHAADFADRLERLSRRVERLQVIAAGAVDRSRTAALTAAASPLVPVPDPAAVAEPSPGDDGSRNSVEFLRDRLRISSAEARRRIGLADSVLPRTGFGGQQLPPRYEQLAAAVDTARISSRTATTITLALDRARHFTTPDHTAAMEHDLTQAAVENDADFLTRVARHWAEAIDQDGTEPSEGALRQIQGAFIRRPKHGLQHLEIFATAEQFETITTVMNTATNPRTPQQEDRKDTDGNGADGNSADGNGAGRTISGGMDSGGMDSAGAGAAAPASLAGSGTADPPEICLDHRSQGQKRLDGLVGALQTVLTTDTLPANGGHRPQILVTINYRDLLADLQHRRNAQWAHNAQDLEKSHGTQITQGPRPAYSAAAGRGTSQGTALFAFGGPVNPATIRKIACDADIIPVVLGSQGRILDIGRASRVFPPHIRKAITARDQGCAFPGCTIPAAWCEAHHITYWSRAGTTGTGNGVLLCSHHHHLIHKEHWSIEVANEVPWFKPPPELDPQRKPRRNNYFHSRPQHE; the protein is encoded by the coding sequence GTGGGTGCCAACGCCCTTCACAGCGTTCCTGCCGAGGCGGACGCCCGCGTCTTTGAGGGGGACGTGGTTGATCAGGCCCTGGCTTTGTTGTCATCGGATGCGGTCACCGCCGAGGACGCCGCGTTGTGGGGTTTCGGGCACGCCGCGGATTTCGCGGACCGGCTCGAGCGGCTCTCCCGGAGGGTGGAGCGCCTGCAGGTGATCGCCGCCGGGGCGGTGGACCGGTCCCGCACCGCCGCGCTCACCGCCGCCGCCTCACCCCTGGTCCCCGTCCCTGACCCCGCCGCGGTCGCTGAGCCTTCGCCGGGGGATGACGGGTCCCGGAACAGTGTCGAGTTCCTCCGGGACAGGCTGCGGATCAGCTCCGCCGAAGCCCGGCGCCGGATCGGCCTGGCCGATTCGGTCCTGCCCCGGACCGGGTTCGGCGGGCAACAGCTCCCGCCCCGCTACGAACAGCTCGCCGCCGCGGTCGACACCGCCCGGATCAGCTCCCGCACCGCGACCACCATCACCCTGGCCCTGGACCGGGCACGGCATTTCACCACCCCGGACCACACCGCCGCGATGGAACACGACCTGACCCAAGCCGCGGTCGAGAACGACGCCGACTTCCTCACCCGGGTCGCCCGGCACTGGGCCGAGGCCATCGACCAGGACGGCACCGAACCCTCCGAAGGAGCCCTCCGGCAGATCCAGGGCGCCTTCATCCGCCGGCCCAAACACGGCCTGCAGCACCTGGAAATCTTCGCGACCGCCGAACAGTTCGAAACCATCACCACCGTCATGAACACCGCCACCAACCCCCGCACCCCACAACAGGAAGACCGCAAGGACACCGACGGCAACGGCGCCGACGGGAACAGCGCCGACGGGAACGGCGCCGGCAGAACGATCAGTGGCGGGATGGACAGTGGCGGGATGGACAGTGCCGGGGCGGGTGCCGCCGCACCGGCCAGCCTCGCAGGATCCGGCACCGCGGATCCGCCGGAAATCTGCCTGGATCACCGGTCACAGGGTCAGAAACGGCTCGACGGGCTCGTCGGCGCGTTGCAAACAGTGCTCACCACCGACACCCTGCCCGCCAACGGCGGACACCGGCCCCAGATCCTGGTCACCATCAACTACCGCGACCTCCTCGCCGACCTCCAACACCGCCGCAACGCCCAATGGGCCCACAACGCCCAAGACCTCGAAAAATCCCACGGCACTCAGATCACTCAGGGCCCGCGGCCGGCGTACTCTGCCGCCGCCGGCCGCGGAACCAGCCAAGGCACGGCCCTGTTCGCGTTCGGCGGCCCGGTGAACCCGGCCACGATCCGCAAAATCGCCTGCGACGCCGACATCATCCCCGTCGTCCTCGGCAGCCAGGGCCGGATCCTGGACATCGGCCGCGCCTCACGCGTCTTCCCACCCCACATCCGCAAAGCCATCACCGCCCGCGACCAGGGCTGCGCGTTCCCGGGCTGCACCATCCCCGCCGCATGGTGCGAAGCCCACCACATCACCTACTGGTCCCGCGCCGGAACCACCGGCACCGGCAACGGCGTCCTGCTCTGCAGCCATCACCACCACCTCATCCACAAAGAACACTGGAGCATCGAAGTCGCCAACGAAGTGCCATGGTTCAAACCCCCACCAGAACTCGACCCCCAACGAAAACCCCGCCGCAACAACTACTTCCACTCACGACCCCAACACGAATGA